One Manduca sexta isolate Smith_Timp_Sample1 chromosome 26, JHU_Msex_v1.0, whole genome shotgun sequence genomic region harbors:
- the LOC115451548 gene encoding LOW QUALITY PROTEIN: serine/threonine-protein kinase 10 (The sequence of the model RefSeq protein was modified relative to this genomic sequence to represent the inferred CDS: inserted 1 base in 1 codon), translating to MSFLNNLKKVLHLGGGNDAKKKKVFNNIRDNCDPAENWDMVGELGDGAFGKVYKAQHKTTGQLAAAKMCLLDNEDDLADFTVEIDILTEFRHPNVVELHEAYFIDNKLWMLLEYCDGGALDSVMAELEKGLSEAQIAYVCREMCRGLQFLHARRVIHRDLKAGNVLATMTGGVKLADFGVSAKNKSTLQKHDTFIGTPYWMAPEVVLCETFRDXPYDFKVDIWSLGITLIEFAQMEPPNHEMTPMRVLLKIQKSDPPTLDQPSRWTKSFNDFIAKALVKDPEKRPTASDLLKHDFVSGDLDSKPLRDLLLEYRAEVVEEEVVDDDAEEPRSSHMPMEMEDDSTSVRSGDTPDVKMSESEPVAGTTPAAAATPASAATPAPAAPAPPAAAKRPHEDEHPPADRKPPAPKKEKGPAPPPPSATPPASPAARSSPPAPVPGPVPVPTPVAPAAAPPSSGRKQPAPPPPTAAAPPASTPAAATATATASSATPTPSAPSTPSAPSINAAATGKQIVDQVCRDAEKAVENKKTETSPEKSEQKRTPKHENRLSTPESKTELRNNVESHRSTEDITRNKEETRRSNVELRIIEKNYSRSSSIDDEKSSVEIKRSHFEKSRSSSAEEKASIEITKPEKRQSRSSFEDERLVEARSSQVIRKNISRSSSREDDRPIIEVNRVNAEVSRLEKNYSRSNSVDEKEKELERRREERRKEDKERRLQQNAVEIRPVMTPAASPSQQVVVVSVPERVVVVEPNSLAAAAGLVTVTTTHPPVLSTAAPLPPNAVTISTTPPIADEVVIVGAGSSSDDDCFAPSSLDSLDCSNSYSEKGRGRRLDSSEVLILSPGAAGTDSGVFDDSATNTLNLDTSHVSVVTVGNEEVRVRDSAATHIELGVGHTAPRLSPDSFDSRRSASDSGSVASSSSRAAPDADSLATSATSATSATSVSHEDRSHPHHNGGARVNTDQSLDNGDQVVLRRKPQESQQVNRIQRSKEDIHMANLKKKTRKRTRKFEIDGVIVTTTTSKVIWGDEESGRTWDDHALRKQELREIKMLQKQEQKQFQDLNAKEQQLREQQDKRFEAELSSLSRAHEADLETLARAQRGAAERAEQTLEGELRAAAKRLRADHERELRHFRDSLKQELRLLKQEVELLAKERRKDAYRARRALLDAEHQERERAFVAALADSADGVLRRLHDAHRERQALADRQYLQQRHQIMRTREAALWELEEKQIHERYQLAKRQLKDEFLLRRQQMLVRHDKELEQIKRKNSRKEEELAKCQALEKRSLPKRIRAEQKAREMMFRESLRISTAPQNHEDDRERLKKFQENEKRRYRAEQQRLATKHAKAREELKAAGEALLRELEQFQNEKRKALMNHESNKMKALEERYALELKEWRATLADRKMTLVSVFEKQLDDHEKKFGKPIPDRSVYLDVPWPKNVLQHVLSNYHQRTSLIGSLSRSRTSLNLISSGNSKNGSGHKEMYDTRGAKSAASSATNTGRRSKLSRANRYASTSNLRLVSEKISGFSVFAPGVPIREPIMAYGREFDDSSSEGSERGIMKRSMSQQSLKRDVAMEAVVIDLPSLENSDGSEAGSLRSRWGPVRGSNSYGARAAGGAGAGDVPVAQLSTLDLRRAARDSHV from the exons ATGTCGTTtctaaataatcttaaaaag GTGCTGCACCTCGGCGGCGGCAATGACGCGAAAAAGAAGAAAGTGTTCAACAACATCCGGGACAACTGCGACCCGGCCGAGAACTGGGACATGGTCGGCGAGCTCGGCGATGGCGCGTTCGGGAAG GTTTACAAAGCTCAACACAAGACGACGGGCCAGCTGGCGGCCGCCAAGATGTGCCTGCTGGACAACGAGGACGACCTGGCGGACTTCACCGTCGAGATCGACATCCTCACCGAGTTCCGGCACCCCAACGTGGTGGAACTGCACGAGGCGTACTTTATAGACAACAAGCTGTGG ATGCTGCTGGAGTACTGCGACGGCGGCGCGCTGGACTCGGTGATGGCGGAGCTGGAGAAGGGGCTGAGCGAGGCGCAGATCGCGTACGTGTGCCGCGAGATGTGCCGCGGGCTGCAGTTCCTGCACGCGCGCCGCGTCATACACCGCGACCTCAAGGCGGGCAACGTGCTCGCCACCATGACCGGCGGCGTCAAGCTCG CTGACTTCGGCGTGTCAGCGAAGAACAAGTCGACGCTGCAGAAGCATGACACGTTCATCGGCACTCCCTACTGGATGGCCCCCGAGGTCGTGCTGTGTGAGACCTTCCGGG CACCCTACGACTTCAAG GTGGACATATGGTCGCTGGGCATCACGCTGATCGAGTTCGCGCAGATGGAGCCGCCGAACCACGAGATGACGCCGATGCGTGTGCTGCTCAAGATACAGAAGAGCGACCCGCCCACGCTCGATCAGCCCTCGCGCTGGACCAAGTCCTTCAACGACTTCATAGCGAAGGCCCTTGTCAAG GATCCAGAGAAGAGGCCGACTGCGAGCGACTTGCTGAAGCACGACTTCGTGAGCGGCGACCTGGACTCGAAGCCGCTGCGAGATCTGCTGCTCGAGTACAGGGCCGAGGTGGTGGAGGAGGAGGTGGTCGACGATGATGCCGAG GAGCCGCGCAGCTCTCATATGCCTATGGAGATGGAAGATGACTCGACGTCGGTCAGGTCGGGCGACACGCCGGACGTCAAGA TGTCGGAGTCGGAGCCGGTGGCGGGCACGAccc ccgccgccgccgccacgccCGCCTCCGCCGCGAcacccgcgcccgccgcccccgccccgcccgccgccgccaagCGACCGCACGAAGACGAGCACCCGCCCGCTGACAGAAAACCGCCC GCTCCAAAGAAAGAAAAGGGCCCTGCGCCGCCTCCGCCTTCAGCGACGCCGCCTGCATCCCCGGCGGCGCGATCGTCGCCTCCGGCTCCGGTGCCGGGCCCGGTCCCCGTCCCCACCCCCGTAGCCCCCGCCGCCGCTCCGCCCTCCAGCGGTCGCAAACAGcccgcgccgccaccgcccACAGCTGCTGCTCCGCCCGCTTCCACCCCCGCCGCCGCTACCGCTACCGCCACCGCCTCGTCCGCCACGCCCACCCCATCAGCACCATCAACTCCATCAGCCCCATCGATCAATGCCGCCGCCACTGGTAAACAGATAGTCGATCAG GTGTGCCGTGACGCCGAAAAAGCAGTAGAAAATAAGAAAACAGAAACATCACCGGAAAAGTCGGAACAGAAAAGAACGCCAAAGCACGAAAATAGATTATCGACACCAGAGTCCAAAACGGAACTCAGGAACAACGTCGAGTCACACAGAAGCACAGAGGACATAACTAGAAACAAAGAAGAAACGCGAAGGAGTAATGTGGAACTTCGCATTATCGAAAAGAATTATTCCAGATCGAGTTCTATAGACGACGAGAAGAGTAGCGTAGAAATTAAGAGAAGTCATTTTGAGAAGTCGCGGTCGAGTTCCGCCGAAGAGAAAGCGAGTATAGAAATCACAAAACCTGAGAAGAGACAGTCGAGGTCAAGTTTCGAAGATGAAAGATTAGTGGAAGCCAGAAGCTCACAAgttataaggaaaaatatatcgCGGTCGAGTTCAAGAGAAGACGATCGGCCGATCATCGAAGTAAACAGAGTGAATGCTGAGGTCAGCAGGTTAGAAAAGAATTACTCAAGGTCTAATTCCGTCGATGAGAAAGAAAAAGAGTTAGAGAGAAGAAGAGAAGAAAGGAGAAAAGAAGATAAAGAAAGGAGGTTACAACAGAATGCCGTCGAAATCAGACCCGTTATG ACACCCGCGGCGTCGCCGTCGCAGCAAGTGGTAGTGGTGTCGGTTCCGGAGCGCGTGGTGGTGGTGGAGCCGAACTCGCTGGCGGCCGCCGCGGGACTCGTCACCGTCACCACCACGCACCCGCCTGTGCTCAGCACCGCCGCGCCT TTACCGCCAAACGCCGTGACGATATCCACGACGCCGCCCATCGCGGACGAAGTGGTAATCGTGGGCGCCGGCTCGTCCTCCGACGACGACTGCTTCGCGCCTTCATCGCTTGACTCGTTAGACTGCAGCAATTCATACAGCG AGAAGGGTCGCGGTCGGCGGCTAGACAGCAGCGAAGTATTGATCCTCAGCCCAGGCGCCGCCGGTACCGACTCTGGAGTCTTCGACGACAGCGCCACGAACACTCTTAACTTG GACACGTCGCACGTATCCGTCGTGACTGTTGGCAACGAGGAAGTGCGCGTGCGCGACTCGGCCGCCACGCACATCGAGCTCGGCGTCGGACACACGGCGCCGCGGCTCAGCCCCGACAGCTTCGATAG TAGACGGTCCGCGTCTGACAGCGGGTCGGTGGCGTCGTCATCGTCGCGCGCCGCCCCGGACGCGGACTCGCTCGCCACCTCCGCCACGTCGGCCACGAGCGCCACCTCCGTCAGCCACGAGGACCGCTCACATCCACACCATAACGGCGGCGCCAG AGTGAATACAGATCAAAGTCTGGACAACGGAGATCAGGTCGTATTGAGAAGGAAACCTCAAGAGAGTCAGCAAGTCAACAGGATACAGAG ATCAAAAGAAGATATCCATATGGCTAACCTAAAGAAAAAGACGCGGAAACGAACGAGAAAGTTCGAGATCGACGGCGTCATCGTCACCACAACCACTTCAAAG gTGATATGGGGAGACGAGGAAAGCGGTCGCACGTGGGACGACCACGCACTCCGCAAGCAAGAGTTGCGTGAGATTAAAATGCTGCAAAAACAGGAGCAGAAACAATTCCAGGACCTTAACGCCAAGGAGCAGCAGCTTCGAGAACAACAGGATAAAAG GTTCGAGGCGGAGCTGTCGTCGCTGTCGCGCGCGCACGAGGCCGACCTGGAGACGCTcgcgcgggcgcagcgcggcgccgCCGAGCGCGCCGAGCAGACCCTCGAGGGCGagctgcgcgccgccgccaAGAGGCTGCGCGCCGACCACGAGCGCGAGCTTCGCCACTTCCGCGACTCGCTCAAGCAGGAGCTGCGTCTGCTCAAGCAGGAGGTCGAGCTGCTCGCCAAGGAGCGCCGCAAGGACGCCtaccgcgcccgccgcgccctccTCGACGCCGAGCACCAGGAGCGAGAGCGCGCCTTCGTCGCGGCGCTGGCCGACAGTGCCGACGGCGTGCTGCGCCGTCTGCACGACGCGCACCGTGAGCGACAGGCTCTGGCCGACCGCCAGTACCTGCAGCAGCGCCACCAGATCATGCGCACGCGCGAGGCGGCGCTCTGGGAGCTCGAGGAGAAACAGATCCACGAGCGGTATCAACTCGCCAAGCGACAACTCAAGGACGAGTTCCTGCTGCGCCGACAGCAAATGCTCGTGCGACACGACAAGGAACTCGAACAGATCAAACGAAAGAACAGTCGCAAGGAGGAGGAGCTGGCCAAGTGTCAGGCACTCGAAAAGCGCTCGTTGCCGAAGCGCATCCGCGCCGAGCAGAAGGCGCGAGAGATGATGTTCCGCGAGTCGCTGAGGATCAGCACTGCGCCGCAGAACCACGAAGACGATCGCGAGCGGCTTAAGAAATTCCAGGAGAACGAGAAGCGACGGTACCGAGCCGAGCAGCAGCGGCTGGCGACCAAGCACGCTAAGGCGCGGGAAGAACTCAAAGCGGCCGGAGAG GCGCTGCTCCGCGAACTGGAGCAATTCCAGAACGAAAAGCGCAAGGCGCTGATGAACCACGAGAGCAACAAGATGAAGGCGCTGGAGGAGCGATATGCGCTCGAGCTCAAGGAGTGGCGCGCCACGCTCGCCGACAGGAAGATG ACGCTCGTCTCGGTGTTCGAGAAACAGCTCGACGATCACGAAAAGAAATTCGGCAAGCCGATACCAGACCGCAGCGTGTACCTGGACGTGCCCTGGCCCAAGAACGTGTTGCAGCACGTGCTCAGCAACTATCACCAGCGGACGTCGCTCATCGGGTCCCTGTCACGCTCCAGGACTAGTCTTAATCTTATATCTAGCGGCAACAGCAAGAACGGCTCCGGCCACAAAGAGATGTATGACACCCGCGGCGCCAAGTCAGCCGCCTCCAGCGCCACAAACACCGGCCGCCGCAGCAAACTGTCCCGGGCGAACCGCTACGCTTCCACCTCCAACTTGCGACTGGTTTCAGAGAAAATATCGGGCTTTTCTGTATTCGCACCTGGAGTACCTATACGCGAACCGATCATGGCGTACGGACGCGAGTTCGACGACAGCAGTAGCGAAGGTAGTGAACGCGGCATCATGAAGCGGAGTATGTCTCAGCAGAGCCTCAAACGGGACGTGGCCATGGAGGCGGTGGTGATCGACCTGCCCAGCCTCGAGAACAGCGACGGCAGCGAGGCGGGGTCGCTGCGCAGCCGCTGGGGCCCGGTGCGGGGCTCCAACTCGTacggggcgcgggcggcgggcggcgccggCGCGGGGGACGTGCCCGTGGCGCAGCTCTCCACGCTGGACCTGCGCCGCGCCGCTAGAGACTCGCACGTCTAA